A DNA window from SAR86 cluster bacterium contains the following coding sequences:
- a CDS encoding copper chaperone PCu(A)C, with the protein MSVPNFNNILFLFIIVLFSTCSNENTSYPLSIDQPYGNFPMKGQESIAAYMTLKNISDQVITISGIKCDGVTMSSFHNMRLSEENQMLQMIKEDKIILDLNESIKLKEGGRHLMLMGLKREFFDKEYISCYLALGKDDEFLINIPFK; encoded by the coding sequence ATGAGTGTCCCCAATTTTAATAATATTCTTTTCTTGTTCATCATAGTTCTCTTCTCAACTTGCTCTAATGAGAATACTTCATACCCTCTTAGTATAGATCAGCCGTATGGAAATTTCCCAATGAAAGGGCAAGAAAGCATTGCCGCTTATATGACTTTAAAAAATATTTCTGATCAAGTAATAACTATCTCGGGGATTAAATGTGATGGAGTAACTATGTCATCATTTCATAATATGAGGTTAAGTGAAGAAAATCAGATGTTACAAATGATTAAAGAAGATAAAATTATTCTTGATTTAAATGAATCTATTAAACTCAAAGAGGGCGGAAGACATCTTATGTTGATGGGTTTAAAGAGAGAATTTTTTGATAAAGAATATATTTCATGTTACTTGGCCCTGGGAAAGGATGATGAGTTTTTAATAAATATACCCTTTAAATAA
- a CDS encoding protein-disulfide reductase DsbD N-terminal domain-containing protein encodes MPVSADQNINSLIFKSQKILKEDEAFKISASYKGKGIISLQWDLSEGVYLYKDKISIKSDVEVTIKDLPPGKLKYDEFFGESEVYFNQVSANLIYDVTKLTSFIITFQGCSIKGYCYPLIRKELKLQENTIEINKIELKIS; translated from the coding sequence TTGCCTGTTTCTGCAGATCAGAATATTAATTCATTAATTTTTAAAAGTCAGAAAATTTTAAAAGAAGATGAAGCTTTTAAAATTTCTGCTAGCTACAAAGGTAAAGGTATTATTTCTTTGCAATGGGACCTTAGTGAAGGCGTATACCTTTATAAAGATAAAATTTCCATCAAAAGCGATGTTGAAGTAACTATTAAAGATTTGCCTCCAGGAAAATTAAAGTATGATGAATTCTTTGGAGAATCTGAAGTATATTTCAATCAAGTCTCTGCTAACTTAATTTACGATGTAACTAAACTCACTAGTTTTATCATAACTTTTCAGGGGTGCAGTATTAAAGGCTATTGTTACCCTCTAATAAGAAAAGAGCTCAAGCTTCAAGAAAATACTATAGAGATTAATAAAATTGAACTTAAAATCTCTTAA
- the aroQ gene encoding type II 3-dehydroquinate dehydratase: MSNFLLLNGPNLNLLGTREPEIYGKETLDDIENVLCSIANNSGQTIESFQSNAEHELVDKIQAAKLKNIACIIFNPGALTHTSIALRDAFLGTAIPFIEVHISNIYSREDFRKESFLSDISIGIISGLGTKGYELALEAAITKYGNN; this comes from the coding sequence ATGTCAAATTTTCTATTACTTAATGGACCAAACTTAAATCTCTTGGGAACAAGAGAACCAGAAATTTATGGTAAAGAAACTTTAGACGATATAGAAAATGTACTATGTTCGATAGCTAATAATTCTGGCCAAACTATAGAATCATTCCAAAGCAATGCGGAGCATGAATTAGTTGATAAGATTCAAGCAGCAAAGTTAAAAAATATTGCTTGCATTATATTTAACCCAGGAGCTTTAACTCATACAAGCATAGCTTTAAGGGATGCTTTTTTAGGCACTGCAATACCATTCATTGAGGTTCACATCTCTAATATTTATAGTAGAGAAGATTTTAGAAAAGAATCTTTTTTATCTGATATTTCAATTGGAATTATTTCAGGTCTTGGCACGAAAGGTTATGAATTAGCTTTAGAAGCTGCAATTACTAAATATGGAAATAATTAA
- the accB gene encoding acetyl-CoA carboxylase biotin carboxyl carrier protein — protein sequence MDIRKVKKLIEMLESSNLEEIEIQEGEESVRLVKRKNSHVNLQEVSQPIEVQSTQKIEKDEPSIEEQTVSNAIKSPMVGTFYASPSPGAREFAKAGDIIKEGDVVCIVEAMKMMNEIKSEFSGKILKVHTDNASPVEFGQTLFTIE from the coding sequence ATGGATATAAGAAAAGTAAAAAAATTAATAGAAATGCTTGAATCTTCAAATCTCGAAGAAATTGAAATCCAAGAAGGCGAAGAATCAGTTAGGCTGGTAAAAAGAAAAAATAGTCATGTCAATCTACAAGAAGTTTCTCAACCAATAGAAGTCCAATCAACTCAAAAAATTGAAAAAGATGAGCCCTCAATAGAAGAACAGACTGTGAGCAATGCAATCAAATCTCCTATGGTTGGAACTTTTTATGCTTCCCCCTCCCCAGGAGCTAGAGAATTTGCAAAAGCGGGTGACATTATAAAAGAAGGAGATGTTGTTTGTATTGTTGAAGCAATGAAGATGATGAATGAAATTAAATCTGAGTTTTCAGGAAAAATTCTAAAAGTACATACAGATAATGCCTCTCCAGTAGAGTTTGGCCAGACACTCTTCACGATAGAATAA
- the accC gene encoding acetyl-CoA carboxylase biotin carboxylase subunit, producing the protein MIKKLVIANRGEIALRILRACRELDIKTVAVYSESDRDLMHVKMADESICIGPSDSSLSYLNIPAIISALELTGADAVHPGYGFLSENPDFAEKVEKSGFHFIGPSAEVIKKMGNKVSAKKFALESGLPIVPGTDGAVDDNPEAQADKIGYPLIIKAASGGGGRGMRIVENKEDLENAINLTQKEAASSFGDSTVYMEKFLLHPRHIEIQILADKFGNVIHLADRDCSLQRRHQKVIEEAPALGVPEELRQDMFSRCIDACKKLNYVSAGTFEFLYENNNFYFIEMNTRIQVEHPVTEQITGLDLVKLQLRIARGEELSLKQEDIVFRGHAIECRINAEHPKTFLPSPGKITEYHPPGGIGVRVDSHIYQNYTVPPFYDSLISKIIVRANDREDTRIRLLRALDEMQISGIDTNIETHRNLINDEKFISGNFDINYLEEKFKPK; encoded by the coding sequence ATGATAAAAAAATTAGTAATAGCTAATCGAGGAGAAATTGCGCTCAGAATCCTAAGAGCTTGCCGAGAATTAGATATTAAAACAGTTGCAGTTTATTCAGAATCCGATAGAGATCTGATGCATGTAAAAATGGCAGATGAATCAATCTGCATAGGACCATCCGACTCCTCTTTAAGTTATTTAAATATACCTGCTATCATAAGCGCTCTGGAGTTAACAGGAGCTGATGCAGTACATCCTGGATATGGCTTTCTTTCAGAAAATCCTGATTTTGCAGAAAAAGTAGAAAAAAGTGGATTTCATTTCATAGGCCCTAGTGCAGAAGTGATTAAAAAAATGGGTAATAAAGTATCCGCTAAGAAATTTGCTCTTGAATCAGGTTTACCTATTGTTCCTGGGACTGATGGTGCTGTGGATGATAACCCAGAAGCGCAAGCAGATAAAATTGGCTATCCTCTAATAATCAAAGCTGCATCAGGGGGAGGCGGAAGAGGAATGAGGATAGTAGAAAATAAAGAAGATCTGGAGAATGCAATAAATCTAACCCAAAAAGAGGCTGCTTCATCTTTTGGGGATTCCACTGTATACATGGAAAAATTTCTTCTACATCCAAGACATATTGAAATCCAGATATTGGCAGATAAATTTGGAAATGTAATTCATCTTGCTGATAGGGATTGTTCTCTTCAAAGAAGACACCAAAAGGTCATAGAAGAAGCTCCTGCTTTAGGAGTTCCTGAAGAGCTAAGACAAGATATGTTTTCTAGATGTATTGATGCCTGTAAAAAACTAAATTATGTGAGCGCAGGTACTTTCGAATTTCTTTATGAAAATAATAATTTTTATTTTATTGAGATGAACACAAGAATACAGGTCGAACATCCAGTCACAGAGCAAATAACGGGACTAGATCTTGTAAAGTTGCAGCTCAGAATTGCTAGAGGAGAAGAGCTTTCCTTAAAACAAGAGGACATAGTTTTTAGAGGTCACGCTATAGAATGTAGAATTAATGCAGAGCATCCTAAGACTTTCCTTCCTTCTCCTGGCAAGATAACTGAATATCATCCTCCTGGAGGTATTGGTGTGCGGGTAGATTCTCATATCTATCAAAATTATACTGTACCTCCATTTTATGATTCTTTAATATCTAAAATTATAGTCAGAGCTAATGACAGAGAGGATACTCGGATAAGATTGTTAAGAGCTCTAGATGAAATGCAAATCTCCGGAATTGATACAAACATAGAAACCCATAGAAATCTTATAAATGATGAAAAGTTTATTTCTGGTAATTTTGATATCAATTATCTAGAAGAAAAATTTAAACCAAAGTGA
- the leuS gene encoding leucine--tRNA ligase, with amino-acid sequence MIKDNKNFYNSDEVEKKAQEFWEKNNSFEVSEDDNKEKFYCLSMFPYPSGNLHMGHVRNYTLGDVISRFNRMLGKNVLQPIGWDAFGLPAENAALQNKVQPSDWTYENIKNMKSQLKSMGFSYDWKREFATCDEDYYKWEQWFFLELVKKDLAYQEEAEVNWDPVDMTVLANEQVIDGKGWRSGAIVEKKIIKQWFLRISNFSEELLKGLDSLEDWPEQVKTMQRNWIGYSEGMEFRFKIETGIEEISVFTTRPDTIMGVSFIALSPNHSVIQNYCKNNNEISDFLKQVNKVKVSEADFAKQEKIGVNTGLFAIHPFSEEKIEIWAANFVISDYGSGALMGVPGHDQRDFEFAKKYNLSIKKVIQPFLDDKEEVNLKKNVLINSDEFNGLNYDEAFIAILHKATTLNCGVKKTNYRLRDWGISRQRYWGTPIPILKDSDGKNIPAFDLPVSLPKQVKFKGVSSPLKDMKEFLSLKHKNKEYERETDTFDTFFESSWYFARFASYDSKESMLDERVNYWLPVYQYIGGIEHAILHLLYSRFFYKCLRELKLVKGDEPFTKLLCQGMVLKDGFKMSKSKGNTVDPEPLIKKYGADTVRLFILFAAPPEQTLEWSDEGLKGSSRFIKKIWNLIHDHIKAGIPDGILMDPKSEEEIQLRRKTHQTILKVRDDYERRQTFNTAIAAIMELTNTIPNSFLDVNASLSKRRVVHETIHAIVLMLSPVTPHLCHHLWQLLNTNLKKDILNESWPKEDRKALINDQLEIAIQVNGKLRNTLKATKDMSREEIQEIAISDETINKYISKREIQRIVYVPGKIVNIVIKDEKN; translated from the coding sequence GTGATAAAAGACAATAAAAACTTCTATAATTCTGATGAAGTAGAAAAAAAAGCTCAGGAATTCTGGGAAAAAAATAATTCATTTGAAGTCTCAGAAGATGATAATAAAGAAAAATTTTATTGCTTAAGCATGTTTCCATATCCAAGTGGGAATTTACATATGGGTCATGTAAGAAATTATACTCTTGGCGATGTCATTAGCAGGTTCAATAGAATGTTAGGAAAGAATGTTCTTCAGCCCATAGGCTGGGATGCTTTTGGTTTACCTGCTGAGAATGCCGCCCTTCAAAATAAAGTTCAACCTTCAGATTGGACTTATGAAAATATTAAGAATATGAAGTCACAGCTTAAAAGCATGGGATTTTCTTATGATTGGAAAAGAGAATTTGCTACATGTGATGAAGATTACTATAAATGGGAACAATGGTTTTTCTTAGAACTAGTAAAAAAAGATCTGGCTTATCAAGAAGAAGCTGAAGTTAATTGGGATCCAGTCGATATGACTGTACTAGCGAATGAGCAAGTTATTGATGGAAAGGGTTGGCGTTCTGGGGCAATAGTAGAAAAGAAAATTATTAAGCAATGGTTTCTCAGAATAAGTAATTTTTCAGAAGAACTACTGAAGGGCTTAGATTCTCTCGAAGATTGGCCCGAACAAGTGAAAACGATGCAGAGAAATTGGATTGGATACTCTGAAGGAATGGAGTTTAGATTTAAAATTGAGACCGGAATTGAAGAAATTTCTGTTTTTACAACTAGGCCAGACACAATCATGGGAGTTTCTTTTATAGCTCTTTCCCCTAACCATTCTGTTATCCAGAATTATTGTAAGAACAATAATGAGATATCAGACTTTTTGAAACAAGTAAATAAAGTAAAAGTTTCAGAGGCTGATTTCGCAAAACAAGAAAAAATAGGAGTAAATACTGGCTTATTCGCTATTCATCCATTTTCCGAAGAAAAGATCGAAATTTGGGCAGCTAACTTCGTAATCAGCGACTATGGTTCAGGAGCTTTGATGGGAGTCCCAGGTCATGATCAAAGAGATTTTGAATTCGCAAAGAAGTATAACTTATCTATAAAAAAGGTTATTCAGCCTTTTTTAGATGACAAAGAAGAAGTTAACCTTAAAAAAAATGTCTTAATAAACTCAGATGAATTCAATGGGCTAAATTACGATGAAGCTTTTATAGCCATTTTACACAAGGCAACCACACTAAATTGTGGTGTCAAGAAAACTAATTATAGACTTAGAGACTGGGGTATATCGAGACAAAGATATTGGGGAACTCCTATACCAATTCTAAAAGACTCAGATGGAAAAAATATACCGGCCTTTGATTTACCAGTTTCTTTACCGAAACAAGTTAAATTTAAAGGAGTTTCTTCTCCTCTAAAAGATATGAAAGAATTTCTTTCTCTTAAACATAAGAATAAAGAATATGAAAGAGAGACTGATACCTTTGATACTTTCTTTGAATCTTCTTGGTACTTTGCTCGCTTTGCTTCATATGACAGTAAAGAATCCATGCTTGATGAAAGAGTGAATTATTGGCTTCCAGTCTATCAGTATATTGGAGGAATAGAGCATGCAATTCTTCATTTACTTTATTCTAGGTTCTTCTATAAATGCCTTCGTGAATTAAAACTAGTAAAAGGAGATGAGCCTTTTACTAAATTACTATGTCAAGGTATGGTTTTAAAAGATGGGTTCAAAATGTCTAAATCTAAAGGTAATACTGTAGATCCAGAACCTCTCATAAAAAAATATGGGGCTGATACCGTGCGACTATTTATTCTGTTTGCCGCACCTCCAGAACAAACTCTTGAATGGTCAGATGAAGGCCTCAAAGGATCTTCAAGATTTATAAAAAAAATATGGAATTTAATTCATGATCATATAAAGGCTGGGATTCCAGATGGGATCTTAATGGATCCTAAATCTGAAGAAGAGATACAACTTAGAAGAAAAACTCATCAAACTATATTAAAGGTGAGAGACGATTATGAAAGACGACAAACTTTTAATACAGCCATTGCAGCTATTATGGAATTAACAAATACAATCCCTAATTCCTTTTTAGATGTAAATGCCTCTTTATCAAAGAGAAGAGTGGTGCATGAAACAATTCATGCTATTGTTTTAATGTTATCTCCTGTCACTCCTCATTTATGCCATCATTTATGGCAATTACTTAATACAAATCTAAAAAAAGATATATTAAATGAATCATGGCCAAAAGAAGATAGGAAAGCTTTAATAAATGATCAACTTGAAATAGCTATCCAGGTTAATGGGAAATTAAGAAATACCTTAAAGGCAACAAAAGATATGTCTCGAGAAGAAATCCAAGAAATAGCTATATCTGATGAGACTATAAATAAATATATTTCAAAAAGAGAAATACAAAGAATTGTTTATGTGCCGGGAAAGATAGTAAATATAGTAATTAAAGATGAAAAGAATTAG
- the holA gene encoding DNA polymerase III subunit delta, which produces MKIAHSTIDSHLEKGLENIYTVFGNETLFIQETIEKIRAKAVKNGYTERSSIVVTKDFDWTTLTNASENLDLFGNMKILELKMLGTGPGVSGSKALKDYTGKKNDSQILIISAERLESKSLSSAWVKALDSNGILVTVKTLDDNQIVSWINERALKFGNEITPDAVLFLAEMTEGNLFATLQEMHKISLIYPKEKINLEKMINAISNASRYGIFDLTEAFILGNKKKTVQILEHFRSEGTPELQILSLLSKELSNLFLIKTLGNYEKVFGPKFYKDRLKGAAKKLELKQIKDGLSKVAEIDASVKGNKKQDSWQGLRDLSQLFFKN; this is translated from the coding sequence GTGAAGATTGCCCACTCAACTATAGATTCCCATTTAGAAAAAGGTCTAGAAAATATTTATACAGTTTTTGGCAATGAAACTCTTTTTATTCAAGAAACCATTGAAAAAATAAGGGCTAAAGCTGTTAAAAATGGATACACAGAAAGAAGTTCTATAGTGGTAACTAAAGATTTTGATTGGACTACACTAACCAATGCTTCAGAAAACTTAGATCTTTTTGGAAATATGAAAATCTTAGAACTAAAGATGTTAGGGACTGGACCAGGAGTTTCAGGAAGTAAAGCCTTAAAGGACTACACGGGAAAGAAAAATGATTCCCAAATACTTATTATTTCTGCAGAAAGATTAGAAAGTAAATCTCTATCTTCTGCTTGGGTAAAAGCATTAGATAGCAACGGTATACTTGTAACAGTAAAAACGCTTGATGATAATCAAATAGTTAGTTGGATTAATGAGAGAGCTCTAAAATTTGGTAATGAGATAACACCAGACGCAGTTTTATTTCTAGCTGAAATGACAGAAGGAAACCTATTCGCTACTCTACAAGAAATGCATAAGATTTCTCTCATCTATCCTAAAGAAAAAATAAATCTCGAAAAGATGATTAATGCCATTTCTAATGCTTCGAGATATGGGATCTTTGATTTAACTGAAGCTTTTATATTAGGAAATAAAAAAAAGACAGTTCAAATATTGGAACATTTCAGATCTGAGGGTACTCCAGAACTCCAAATATTAAGTTTGCTATCGAAAGAATTAAGTAATCTATTTTTAATCAAAACATTAGGAAATTACGAAAAGGTTTTTGGGCCTAAATTTTATAAAGATAGACTAAAAGGGGCAGCAAAAAAATTAGAACTTAAACAAATAAAAGATGGCTTATCAAAAGTCGCAGAAATTGATGCATCCGTCAAAGGAAATAAAAAACAGGACTCTTGGCAAGGATTAAGAGATTTAAGTCAGCTTTTTTTTAAGAATTAA
- a CDS encoding aminotransferase class IV — protein MAWSFLNNNFISQDQVSISPFDRGFLFGDSVYEVIPVYNKKPFLLYEHLNRLENSLQSISIISPFSQEKMTSIINELIQRNSWDNQYVYIQISRGNENKRQRIPDLEITPTIFLFSSKLAINPYRGESNIPGLKLICYEDPRWLRCDIKSTSLLPNIYALLDQNNDKSDEVLMHKSKIVTEASAGSIFFVSKDTVSAPILDSKVLHGITRNHIKKILDKMAINFIERDIHIDELPSAREIWYVSSTKEIQPVSQIDNFQVNYNETSQIWREVLKEYIKTINS, from the coding sequence ATGGCTTGGTCTTTCTTAAATAATAACTTTATTTCTCAAGATCAAGTAAGTATTTCTCCTTTTGATCGAGGGTTTTTATTTGGCGATAGCGTATACGAAGTTATACCTGTTTATAATAAAAAGCCCTTTTTACTATATGAGCATTTGAATAGATTAGAAAATAGTCTTCAGTCTATTTCTATAATTTCTCCTTTCTCCCAGGAAAAAATGACATCAATTATTAATGAGTTAATTCAAAGAAACTCTTGGGATAATCAATATGTATATATTCAAATATCTAGAGGTAATGAAAATAAGAGGCAACGCATACCCGACTTAGAAATTACCCCAACAATATTTCTGTTTTCTTCTAAATTGGCCATCAACCCTTATAGAGGTGAATCTAATATTCCCGGGCTTAAATTAATTTGTTATGAAGATCCTAGGTGGTTAAGGTGTGATATTAAATCAACTTCTTTATTGCCAAACATTTATGCTTTATTAGATCAAAACAATGATAAATCAGATGAAGTTCTTATGCATAAAAGTAAAATTGTAACTGAAGCAAGTGCAGGTAGTATTTTTTTTGTCTCAAAAGATACAGTGTCTGCTCCCATCCTAGACTCTAAAGTTTTGCACGGTATAACAAGAAATCATATAAAAAAGATTCTTGATAAGATGGCTATTAATTTTATAGAAAGAGACATTCATATAGATGAGCTGCCTTCTGCACGAGAGATTTGGTATGTGAGTTCTACTAAAGAAATTCAACCCGTTAGTCAGATAGATAATTTTCAAGTAAATTATAATGAGACCAGCCAGATATGGAGGGAGGTCTTAAAAGAGTATATCAAGACTATTAATTCTTAA
- a CDS encoding D-alanyl-D-alanine carboxypeptidase — MINFFKFRRNFSLVILLMLSGLLNGKVSFIPDPPNLSAENFLLIDVTTQRVLAEKNADKRIEPASITKLMTGYIIADQIDKGFINEQDEVLISENCWKKTGSRMFIEAGKKVLVDDLLKGMIIQSGNDATCALAEHVAGSEENFIDLMRTYVIEMGLLETNFVNATGWPDTNHYSTARDLVKISSRLILDFPSHYALYKEKWFTYNEIKQRNRNSLLWQDDSIDGIKTGKTDSAGYCLVTSAKRGDTRIIAITIKSDNERTRTTDNRRLLDYGFRYFQTRKILSSTQPLIDETVWGGEVEKVSLFSKEDIYLTQSPRDFERINIITNLDDYIQAPIYKGDKVGSVVIELDGIELYKEDLVSNSIIDSRGFFGRVWSNFQLIVYGFLMEDE, encoded by the coding sequence ATGATAAATTTTTTTAAATTTCGTAGAAACTTTTCTTTAGTAATTCTTTTGATGCTTTCAGGATTATTAAATGGAAAAGTGAGTTTTATTCCCGATCCTCCTAACTTAAGCGCAGAAAATTTTTTATTGATAGATGTGACAACTCAGAGAGTTTTAGCAGAAAAGAATGCTGATAAAAGAATTGAGCCGGCTAGTATTACCAAATTAATGACTGGTTATATTATAGCAGATCAGATTGATAAAGGATTTATCAATGAACAGGATGAAGTTCTAATCAGTGAAAATTGTTGGAAGAAAACTGGTTCAAGGATGTTTATAGAAGCAGGAAAAAAAGTTTTAGTAGATGATTTATTGAAAGGCATGATCATACAATCTGGTAATGATGCAACGTGTGCTTTGGCGGAACATGTAGCCGGTTCTGAAGAAAATTTTATAGACCTTATGAGGACATACGTGATTGAAATGGGTCTTTTAGAAACTAATTTTGTTAATGCAACTGGTTGGCCTGATACCAATCATTATTCTACAGCAAGAGATTTAGTAAAGATTTCTTCCCGTTTAATATTGGACTTTCCATCTCACTATGCTTTATATAAAGAAAAATGGTTTACTTATAATGAAATAAAACAGAGAAATAGGAATAGCCTATTATGGCAGGATGATTCCATAGACGGCATTAAAACTGGTAAAACTGATTCGGCAGGTTATTGCCTCGTCACTTCAGCAAAAAGGGGAGATACTAGAATAATAGCTATCACAATAAAAAGTGATAATGAAAGAACAAGAACTACAGATAATAGACGCCTCTTAGATTATGGTTTTAGGTACTTTCAAACTAGAAAAATTCTTTCTTCGACTCAGCCTCTAATAGATGAAACTGTTTGGGGTGGAGAAGTAGAGAAAGTTTCTTTATTCTCTAAAGAAGATATTTACTTAACACAAAGTCCTAGAGATTTTGAAAGGATAAACATAATTACTAATTTAGATGATTACATCCAAGCACCTATTTACAAAGGCGACAAGGTTGGAAGTGTGGTTATAGAATTGGATGGCATAGAACTTTATAAAGAAGATCTCGTCTCAAATTCTATTATTGATTCAAGGGGTTTTTTTGGGAGAGTTTGGTCCAATTTTCAACTTATTGTTTATGGTTTTTTAATGGAAGATGAATAA
- the mltB gene encoding lytic murein transglycosylase B, whose amino-acid sequence MFKKNYFKSIFPLMLTLFLSLSPTLYSFEVNPAISNFLKEMEDKHDFKKEDLIKLVESAKFQEKVIRIMDRQPEGTMTWGQYKKIMVNSSRIDAGKEFINIYRNDLKRAEDIYGVPAQVIAAILGVESRYGKGQGTSRVLDSLMTLSFYYPRREKFFKIQLENFLLLTREEDIDPYSVMGSIAGAMGYGQFMPDSYRDYAVDFDFDGKRDLFNNASDAIGSVANFLSKKGKWKPNSGIVVPALLKNERPKIKSSFKPNLSLDDLEKQGLYPLIPLMQNQKFIPIELESEVGFEYWIGMHNYNALSRYNRSKLYIMAVVELSNSLINSF is encoded by the coding sequence GTGTTTAAAAAAAATTATTTTAAGTCAATTTTTCCATTGATGTTAACTTTATTTCTTTCTTTAAGTCCAACTCTATATAGCTTTGAAGTAAATCCGGCTATCTCTAATTTTTTAAAAGAGATGGAGGATAAACATGATTTTAAGAAAGAAGATTTAATAAAATTAGTTGAATCTGCTAAATTTCAAGAGAAAGTAATAAGGATTATGGATAGGCAGCCAGAAGGCACAATGACTTGGGGCCAGTATAAAAAAATTATGGTCAATTCTTCACGTATTGATGCCGGAAAAGAGTTTATAAATATATATAGAAATGATTTAAAGAGAGCAGAAGATATTTATGGAGTTCCCGCCCAAGTTATAGCGGCTATTTTAGGAGTGGAGTCAAGATATGGAAAAGGTCAAGGAACAAGCAGGGTTTTAGATTCACTTATGACACTATCTTTTTATTATCCAAGAAGAGAAAAATTTTTTAAAATCCAATTAGAAAATTTTCTACTTCTAACTAGGGAAGAGGATATAGATCCTTATTCAGTAATGGGTTCGATAGCTGGAGCTATGGGTTATGGTCAATTTATGCCCGATAGTTACAGAGATTATGCTGTAGATTTTGATTTTGATGGGAAAAGAGATTTATTTAATAATGCCTCTGATGCAATAGGTAGTGTTGCAAATTTTCTTAGTAAAAAAGGTAAATGGAAACCAAATAGTGGAATAGTTGTTCCAGCTTTATTAAAAAATGAGAGGCCCAAGATTAAATCATCTTTTAAACCAAATTTAAGTTTAGATGATTTAGAAAAACAAGGTCTTTATCCTTTAATACCCCTAATGCAGAATCAGAAATTTATTCCTATAGAACTTGAATCAGAAGTAGGGTTTGAGTACTGGATTGGCATGCATAACTATAATGCTTTGTCTCGTTATAATAGGAGTAAGTTATATATTATGGCCGTTGTAGAATTGAGCAATTCTTTAATTAATTCGTTCTAA